One window of Paludibacter propionicigenes WB4 genomic DNA carries:
- a CDS encoding o-succinylbenzoate synthase: MFARHTTLNLQFKFPAGTSRGVLLHKPSSFLLLEKDGFTGIGECSTIPNLSIDPVETYSEKLEEVCRLLNEGVDPGALDLTLYPSIAFGLETALLDLKARGSKCLFPSAFTQGETGIPINGLVWMGDKNFMQKQIREKIAAGYHCIKLKVGALDFETELEIISGIRQQFSPEDIELRLDANGGFTPTDALEKLEKLAAFHIHSIEQPIKQKQFEAMATLCRQSPIPIVLDEELIGVKPADKEFILEKIKPAYIILKPSLVGGFRQSEDWIRLAEKHNIAWWITSALEANIGLNAIAQWTYTLNSHLPQGLGTGQLYHNNIPSPLAIENAKLFYKSGADWDVNPLL, translated from the coding sequence ATGTTCGCTAGGCATACCACCCTCAATCTCCAGTTTAAATTCCCCGCCGGAACTTCCCGTGGGGTTTTGTTGCATAAGCCGTCTTCGTTTCTGCTGTTGGAGAAAGATGGTTTTACAGGTATTGGCGAATGTTCCACCATTCCCAATCTGAGTATTGATCCTGTTGAAACCTATTCAGAAAAGTTGGAAGAAGTTTGTCGGCTGTTGAACGAAGGTGTTGATCCCGGTGCGTTAGATTTGACGTTGTACCCTTCCATTGCTTTCGGACTGGAAACGGCTTTGCTGGATTTAAAAGCCAGGGGTTCTAAATGTTTGTTTCCTTCTGCATTTACACAGGGAGAAACCGGTATTCCTATCAACGGTTTGGTGTGGATGGGCGACAAGAACTTTATGCAAAAGCAAATCCGCGAAAAGATTGCGGCAGGGTATCATTGCATAAAACTGAAAGTGGGAGCACTCGACTTTGAGACGGAACTGGAAATCATTTCCGGTATTCGTCAACAGTTTTCTCCCGAAGATATTGAGTTGCGATTGGATGCAAACGGTGGTTTTACACCCACGGATGCATTGGAAAAACTGGAGAAACTGGCGGCTTTTCACATTCATTCCATCGAACAACCCATCAAACAAAAGCAGTTTGAAGCTATGGCTACGCTTTGCCGGCAATCACCCATTCCCATTGTGTTGGACGAAGAATTGATTGGTGTAAAGCCGGCCGATAAAGAATTTATCTTAGAAAAAATAAAACCGGCCTATATTATCCTGAAGCCAAGTCTGGTTGGAGGATTCCGTCAATCGGAAGACTGGATCAGATTGGCTGAGAAGCACAATATTGCCTGGTGGATCACTTCGGCATTGGAGGCTAATATCGGGCTGAATGCCATTGCACAATGGACTTATACACTGAACTCGCACCTTCCGCAAGGTTTGGGAACCGGACAATTGTATCATAATAATATCCCTTCGCCTTTGGCAATCGAAAACGCTAAACTGTTTTATAAATCCGGGGCTGATTGGGATGTAAACCCGCTATTGTGA
- a CDS encoding 1,4-dihydroxy-2-naphthoate polyprenyltransferase, whose translation MIKPWIQAFRLKTLPLALANTIIGSCLAASDDGFRWSVFGLAALTTVLLQIMSNMANDYGDFVNGKDTAERIGPKRMVQSGEITPKIMLRGIIVIGILCVVSGLALILIGTAGMDITNLLIFGVLGLAAIAAAIKYTVGKNPYGYRGLGDIFVFIFFGLVGVIGTYFLHTQSFRWDILLPASAIGFLSTGVLNMNNMRDYEADKNAGKTTIVVAMGVKKAAYYHLFLVAGAALLAVIYTLLNYHSAWQWLFVLSFPILFLNLKKVFTYKDALELYPELPRLSMASLVFAVTFGIGLIL comes from the coding sequence ATGATTAAACCCTGGATACAAGCTTTTCGTTTAAAAACTTTGCCATTGGCATTGGCAAACACTATTATCGGTTCCTGCCTGGCAGCTTCCGATGATGGGTTTCGTTGGTCGGTGTTTGGTTTGGCGGCATTGACAACTGTTTTGTTGCAAATCATGTCGAACATGGCCAATGATTACGGCGATTTTGTCAATGGTAAAGACACTGCCGAACGTATTGGCCCGAAACGCATGGTGCAGTCGGGCGAGATAACTCCCAAAATTATGTTGCGGGGAATTATCGTCATAGGCATTCTGTGTGTGGTTTCCGGTTTAGCTCTTATTCTGATCGGAACAGCCGGAATGGATATAACGAATCTATTGATTTTTGGTGTATTGGGATTAGCTGCCATAGCTGCTGCCATTAAATACACCGTTGGTAAAAATCCGTATGGCTATCGGGGACTGGGGGATATCTTTGTGTTTATCTTCTTTGGATTGGTAGGCGTTATCGGGACGTATTTTTTGCATACACAATCGTTTCGTTGGGATATTTTATTGCCAGCTTCGGCCATTGGTTTCTTAAGTACCGGTGTGTTGAACATGAACAATATGCGCGATTACGAAGCCGATAAAAATGCAGGAAAGACAACTATTGTAGTCGCGATGGGAGTGAAGAAAGCAGCTTATTATCATTTGTTTTTAGTGGCTGGAGCAGCTTTACTGGCTGTGATCTATACCCTGTTGAATTATCATTCTGCTTGGCAGTGGTTGTTTGTACTTTCGTTTCCCATCTTATTTTTGAACCTGAAAAAAGTTTTTACTTATAAGGATGCACTGGAATTATATCCTGAACTGCCTCGCTTGTCTATGGCAAGTCTGGTGTTTGCAGTTACTTTTGGAATCGGACTAATTTTATAG
- the menB gene encoding 1,4-dihydroxy-2-naphthoyl-CoA synthase: MRNWTTIKEFEEIKFEYFEGIAKITINRPRYRNAFTPDTIKEIIESMVFCRDSQDIATVILTGEGDKAFCSGGDINVKQIGGYIGKDGIPRLNVLDLQKMIRSLPKPVVAMVNGFAIGGGHVLHVVCDLSIASENAIFGQTGPKVGSFDAGFGSSYLARVVGQKKAREIWFLCKQYSATEALELGLVNTVVPFDKLEDETVAWCKQMMQHSPLALRMIKAGLNAELDGQAGIQELAGNATMLYYMTEEAHEGKDAFLQKRKPDFSKYPKMP; this comes from the coding sequence ATGAGAAACTGGACAACCATTAAAGAATTTGAAGAGATCAAATTCGAGTATTTCGAAGGAATAGCAAAAATAACGATTAACCGTCCGCGTTATCGTAATGCATTTACGCCTGATACCATTAAAGAAATCATTGAATCGATGGTTTTTTGCCGAGATAGTCAGGACATAGCTACTGTGATTCTTACCGGCGAAGGGGATAAGGCATTCTGTAGTGGGGGAGACATTAATGTAAAACAAATCGGCGGATACATTGGTAAAGATGGTATTCCACGTTTGAATGTGCTTGACTTGCAAAAGATGATTCGCAGTCTGCCTAAACCGGTTGTGGCTATGGTAAATGGTTTTGCTATTGGTGGCGGACATGTATTACACGTAGTTTGTGATTTGTCAATCGCTTCCGAAAATGCCATCTTTGGACAAACAGGCCCGAAAGTAGGAAGTTTCGATGCCGGATTTGGTTCTTCTTATCTGGCTCGTGTTGTGGGACAAAAGAAAGCCCGTGAAATCTGGTTCCTTTGCAAACAATACTCAGCTACCGAAGCATTGGAGTTGGGACTGGTGAACACTGTTGTACCATTTGATAAACTGGAAGACGAAACAGTGGCCTGGTGTAAACAAATGATGCAACACAGCCCGTTGGCATTGCGTATGATCAAAGCCGGATTGAATGCAGAACTTGATGGACAAGCCGGAATCCAGGAATTGGCAGGTAATGCCACCATGTTGTACTACATGACCGAGGAAGCACACGAAGGTAAAGATGCCTTCCTGCAAAAACGCAAACCTGATTTCTCGAAATACCCAAAGATGCCGTAA
- the menD gene encoding 2-succinyl-5-enolpyruvyl-6-hydroxy-3-cyclohexene-1-carboxylic-acid synthase produces MIHFRQGIKNIPEICARHGVKKVIIAPGSRNAPLIFAFTAQQELECLSITDERSAAYFALGIAQQSGEAVALVCTSGTAVLNFAPAIAEAYYQNLPLLVFTADRPAEMIDQADGQTIRQTNIYANYIKASFDLPVETIVSADLEFSDRQVSQAIDTAVLYPQGPVQINVPLREPIYTALPETHSLPKVIKTLASDTLLNDKSVQALRAGWLSHKRKLVVFGVFPKDETLNALARKLADEPDVVVLCENLSNISGDNIITQPESLFSRINSKENTDLFAPDLLITIGHSVICKQLKLYLRAHQPAEQWQLESSMPYVDTYKSLTSIIPGKALNILSALPLGETASNFSGIYRTEMQQVKKLHEEFVKDATLSDMAVTIELLKQTPAGSVLHLANSTSVRWTQLFPTRSDLTYLCNRGTSGIDGSLSTAAGYAYASKQPTVFLTGDLSFIYDSNGLWNNYIGDNFKIIVMNNNGGNIFRFIGDKQLMEKSLDFFTTPHQVKIKSLVEAYGLDYRCCDKTEDLEESLKNLFSADKATVLEIFTDADLNTENYKGYFKNIIRMTPNP; encoded by the coding sequence ATGATTCATTTTAGACAAGGAATTAAAAATATACCGGAAATCTGTGCACGTCACGGTGTGAAGAAAGTAATTATTGCACCGGGATCGCGAAATGCTCCGTTGATATTTGCGTTTACTGCTCAACAGGAGCTGGAATGTCTGAGCATAACCGACGAACGTTCGGCTGCTTACTTTGCGTTGGGAATCGCTCAACAAAGTGGCGAAGCTGTAGCCTTGGTTTGTACTTCGGGCACGGCTGTATTGAACTTTGCACCCGCCATTGCCGAGGCGTATTATCAGAATCTACCGTTACTTGTTTTTACTGCCGATCGTCCTGCCGAAATGATTGATCAGGCCGATGGACAAACTATCAGACAAACCAATATCTACGCCAATTACATCAAAGCTAGTTTTGACTTGCCGGTTGAAACCATCGTTTCGGCCGATTTAGAATTCTCTGATCGTCAGGTTTCACAGGCAATTGATACAGCGGTTTTATATCCGCAAGGTCCCGTTCAGATTAATGTGCCATTGCGTGAACCCATTTACACAGCTTTGCCAGAGACACATAGCCTGCCTAAAGTCATCAAAACGCTTGCTTCGGATACTTTGTTGAACGATAAAAGTGTACAGGCTTTACGCGCTGGTTGGTTGAGCCACAAACGCAAGCTGGTGGTATTCGGTGTTTTTCCGAAAGATGAAACGCTAAACGCGCTTGCCCGCAAATTGGCAGATGAACCGGATGTGGTGGTTTTGTGCGAAAATTTATCAAACATTAGTGGTGATAACATTATAACGCAGCCGGAATCTTTATTTTCCAGAATAAATTCGAAAGAAAATACAGACCTGTTTGCACCTGATTTGTTGATAACTATTGGTCATTCTGTTATTTGCAAACAGTTGAAACTATATCTTCGTGCCCATCAGCCGGCGGAACAATGGCAGCTAGAATCGTCCATGCCTTATGTTGATACCTACAAAAGCCTGACTTCGATAATTCCCGGAAAAGCCTTGAATATTTTATCAGCTTTGCCCTTGGGAGAAACAGCAAGTAATTTCAGCGGCATTTACCGAACAGAAATGCAACAGGTAAAGAAGCTTCACGAAGAGTTTGTAAAAGATGCGACTTTGTCGGATATGGCCGTGACGATTGAATTATTGAAACAAACACCGGCCGGATCTGTATTACATTTGGCAAACAGTACTTCGGTTCGGTGGACGCAACTTTTCCCAACTCGTAGCGACTTGACTTATTTATGTAATCGTGGAACTTCAGGCATTGATGGCAGTTTATCAACTGCAGCTGGGTATGCTTATGCTTCCAAGCAACCAACTGTTTTCCTTACCGGTGACCTGTCGTTTATTTACGATTCTAACGGTCTGTGGAATAATTATATCGGCGATAATTTCAAAATCATTGTGATGAATAATAACGGTGGCAATATATTCCGCTTTATCGGTGACAAGCAATTGATGGAAAAAAGTCTTGACTTTTTCACCACGCCGCATCAGGTGAAAATAAAATCGTTGGTTGAGGCATATGGATTGGATTATAGATGTTGTGACAAAACGGAGGACTTGGAAGAAAGCCTGAAGAATCTTTTTAGTGCAGATAAAGCAACGGTACTTGAGATTTTTACAGATGCCGATTTAAATACAGAGAATTATAAAGGATATTTTAAGAACATAATAAGGATGACCCCTAACCCCTAA
- a CDS encoding isochorismate synthase — MAFENSSYQSLGKLQTVCLKQNIPFASYRLPLDNEIITLVQHHSFPEKLSSTQDLDKKIGFVVAPFDETAKHGTYFLKPDCVFFSDQIEAVYIQKLSENNRFLSIEKLKEKDIQTTAPSEYINNVNAAKTAMTEGRFHKVVLSKIRLEKLDDKFIAADFFLKLCDKYPHAFVYMIQLPEVGSWIGATPEPLVVIENDCVKTVSLAGTQMSTDAEIESYGWSNKEKEEQGIVTNFVEQTLKSLDIRNYDKTGPTNYQAANLIHLKTAFEFPTADLKNRLGDFLKALHPTPSVGGLPKAEAREFILANEKHDRSYYTGFLGPINIENKSHVFVNLRCLQLFEKQFVLYSGAGITTSSVAEKEWEETDNKMMTMMNVMKTPNP; from the coding sequence ATGGCTTTTGAAAACTCATCATATCAATCACTTGGTAAATTACAAACGGTTTGTTTGAAACAAAATATTCCTTTTGCTTCTTATCGTTTACCACTCGACAACGAAATAATAACGTTGGTTCAGCATCATTCTTTCCCTGAGAAATTGAGTTCCACACAAGATCTAGATAAAAAGATTGGTTTTGTCGTGGCGCCATTTGATGAAACTGCAAAACATGGAACCTATTTTCTTAAACCCGATTGTGTTTTCTTTTCAGATCAGATTGAAGCTGTTTACATTCAAAAGCTATCGGAAAATAACCGGTTCTTGTCAATTGAAAAACTTAAAGAAAAAGATATTCAAACCACTGCTCCGTCAGAATATATCAATAATGTCAATGCGGCCAAAACTGCAATGACTGAAGGAAGATTTCACAAAGTGGTATTATCCAAAATCCGATTGGAAAAGTTGGACGACAAATTTATTGCGGCTGATTTTTTCCTGAAGTTATGCGACAAGTATCCGCATGCTTTTGTGTATATGATTCAGCTTCCGGAGGTCGGCAGTTGGATAGGAGCAACGCCGGAACCATTGGTGGTTATTGAAAACGATTGCGTTAAAACCGTATCGCTTGCAGGAACGCAAATGTCTACTGATGCAGAAATAGAATCGTACGGTTGGAGCAACAAAGAAAAGGAAGAGCAAGGCATTGTGACTAATTTTGTGGAACAGACACTCAAATCGCTTGATATAAGAAATTATGATAAGACGGGGCCAACGAATTATCAGGCAGCCAATCTGATTCATTTAAAAACTGCTTTTGAATTTCCAACCGCTGATTTGAAAAACCGCTTAGGTGATTTTCTGAAGGCACTGCATCCAACTCCTTCAGTAGGTGGTTTACCCAAAGCGGAGGCTCGTGAGTTTATTTTGGCTAACGAAAAACACGACCGCAGTTATTATACAGGCTTTCTGGGTCCGATTAATATTGAGAACAAAAGCCATGTGTTTGTAAACTTACGTTGTTTGCAGTTATTCGAAAAACAGTTTGTTCTTTATAGTGGTGCAGGTATTACAACTTCGTCTGTTGCCGAAAAAGAATGGGAGGAAACTGATAATAAAATGATGACGATGATGAATGTGATGAAGACCCCTAACCCCTAA
- a CDS encoding PaaI family thioesterase — MCKNTMMEHLGIEFTEVSEGRLVAKMPIDERTIQPMKRLHGGATMALAESVGSAGSLTLVDPTKYAVLGVEISGSHVGATSGDFVIATGTIQHQGKTSHVWEIRVEDKNGKLISICRLTNRIIPIKSEK, encoded by the coding sequence ATGTGTAAAAACACAATGATGGAGCATTTGGGAATTGAATTTACCGAAGTATCGGAAGGTAGACTTGTGGCAAAAATGCCTATTGACGAGCGAACTATTCAACCCATGAAACGTTTACACGGAGGCGCAACTATGGCTTTGGCAGAGTCTGTTGGCAGTGCCGGTTCACTGACTTTGGTCGATCCTACAAAATATGCGGTATTAGGCGTTGAGATAAGTGGAAGTCATGTTGGCGCTACTTCGGGAGACTTTGTCATTGCAACAGGAACAATACAGCATCAGGGGAAAACCTCGCACGTATGGGAAATTCGGGTTGAAGACAAAAATGGCAAGTTGATTTCTATCTGCCGCCTTACCAACCGTATTATTCCAATTAAGTCTGAAAAATAG
- a CDS encoding phosphatase PAP2 family protein has translation MIFAIFGLAYLNSIKNWWVIRFSRFAFVGGLLVYWYPETFDINRMIPNYDHLLAGLEQKIFGFQPAIAFSQLYPQRWFCELLNMGYFAYYPLIIGTSMYLYIKDRKYFEYFFFTVLFSFLCYYTIYILFPTAGPQYYFQAIGFDQAQSGVFPHVGFYFDRHQELLSQNTNPGFFSHLVQNTQQVGERPTAAFPSSHVGISTLVLILILKNRRYLLFSILFPIYMALVAATVYIQAHYLIDVVAGLATSVVFFILGSQVYKEFTRKYMGISELSSVFLKERVKIRNY, from the coding sequence ATGATTTTTGCTATTTTCGGATTAGCCTATCTCAACTCAATAAAAAATTGGTGGGTCATAAGATTCTCTCGTTTTGCATTTGTGGGCGGACTGCTTGTTTATTGGTATCCCGAAACATTTGATATAAACAGAATGATTCCTAACTACGATCATCTGTTGGCCGGACTTGAACAAAAGATATTTGGATTTCAACCTGCTATTGCTTTCAGTCAGCTATATCCTCAGCGGTGGTTCTGTGAGCTTCTAAATATGGGCTATTTTGCGTATTATCCTTTAATTATTGGTACTAGTATGTATCTGTATATCAAAGATAGAAAATATTTTGAATACTTCTTTTTTACAGTGCTTTTTTCTTTTCTTTGTTATTATACCATCTACATTTTGTTTCCAACTGCCGGACCACAGTATTATTTTCAGGCAATAGGTTTCGATCAGGCTCAATCTGGAGTTTTTCCTCATGTAGGCTTTTATTTCGACAGACATCAGGAATTATTATCCCAAAATACGAATCCCGGTTTCTTTTCTCATTTGGTTCAGAATACACAGCAGGTAGGTGAACGACCAACCGCTGCTTTCCCCAGCTCTCATGTTGGTATATCGACTCTGGTGCTGATATTGATTCTCAAAAATCGTCGATATTTATTGTTCTCTATCTTATTCCCAATTTATATGGCCTTGGTTGCTGCAACAGTTTATATTCAGGCTCATTACCTTATTGACGTTGTGGCTGGTTTGGCTACATCCGTAGTTTTCTTCATTTTGGGAAGTCAGGTATACAAAGAATTTACCCGTAAATATATGGGAATTTCGGAGTTGTCATCAGTATTCCTCAAAGAACGTGTGAAAATAAGGAATTATTGA
- a CDS encoding glycosyltransferase, giving the protein MTKTVGDVMKTIGIFNDSFPPIMDGVSLATQNYAYWLNQKKQPVCVITPKSPNYSDNEPYPIYRYTSIPILGRSPYRIGLPEIDPAFQMAIENISFGLVHAHCPFSSGRLALNIARKQKVPFVATFHSKYRDDFEHSVHNKFIAKLMTDGIIRFFEKADEVWIPQASVEETIREYGFKGKVEVVDNGNDFATNLPVAPIKMAARKKLGIADNELMFLFVGQHIWEKNTRLIVETLGEIKDLPFKMFFIGTGYAKAELQELVDKLDLSSKVSFVGVITERDTLKEYYAAADLFLFPSIYDNAPLVVREAGAMQTPSVLVKGSSSAENIVDYYNGFLIEESSRAFAEKLRELFKSPEKIREAGINASQSIARSWESIAEEVLDRYRKLIERKWKR; this is encoded by the coding sequence ATGACTAAAACTGTTGGCGATGTTATGAAAACTATTGGAATCTTTAACGATAGTTTTCCTCCAATTATGGATGGTGTTTCACTAGCAACCCAAAATTATGCTTATTGGCTAAATCAAAAAAAACAACCTGTATGCGTTATTACTCCTAAGTCGCCTAATTACTCTGACAACGAGCCATATCCAATTTATCGTTATACTTCTATACCGATATTGGGCAGAAGCCCTTATCGCATAGGATTACCGGAGATAGATCCCGCTTTCCAAATGGCTATTGAAAATATTTCTTTTGGCTTAGTACATGCTCACTGCCCATTCAGTTCGGGGAGACTCGCGTTGAATATTGCCCGGAAACAAAAAGTACCTTTCGTAGCTACTTTTCATTCGAAATACCGCGATGATTTTGAACATTCTGTCCACAATAAATTCATTGCCAAACTGATGACAGACGGAATTATCAGATTTTTCGAAAAAGCTGATGAAGTATGGATTCCGCAAGCATCGGTTGAAGAAACCATTCGGGAATATGGCTTTAAAGGCAAAGTAGAGGTAGTAGATAATGGAAATGATTTTGCTACCAATCTTCCGGTTGCGCCAATCAAAATGGCTGCGCGAAAAAAGCTGGGGATAGCTGATAATGAATTAATGTTTCTCTTTGTCGGACAACATATCTGGGAGAAAAACACCCGATTGATTGTTGAAACACTGGGCGAGATTAAAGATTTGCCCTTCAAAATGTTTTTTATCGGCACCGGCTATGCTAAAGCCGAATTGCAAGAACTGGTTGACAAACTGGATTTAAGCTCTAAGGTCAGCTTTGTAGGCGTTATTACCGAGCGCGATACGTTGAAAGAGTATTACGCAGCAGCAGATTTATTTCTTTTTCCTTCGATTTATGATAATGCACCTCTGGTGGTTCGTGAAGCCGGAGCAATGCAGACTCCGTCAGTGTTGGTAAAAGGCTCATCCTCTGCAGAAAATATAGTTGACTATTACAATGGATTTCTGATTGAAGAGTCCAGCCGGGCTTTTGCAGAAAAATTACGAGAGCTTTTCAAATCTCCTGAAAAGATCAGAGAAGCAGGGATTAATGCTTCCCAGAGTATAGCCAGATCGTGGGAAAGCATTGCTGAAGAAGTACTTGACAGATACAGAAAACTAATAGAACGAAAATGGAAACGATAA
- a CDS encoding lysylphosphatidylglycerol synthase transmembrane domain-containing protein, giving the protein METITQTGAKNPTRPFQIYQVLVPILLGLVVIGWLFLSEFDPAVFFSFDFNVLSILFILLAFILMLMRDFGMMWRFRLLTEKDLSWRQAFHINILSEFTSAVTPAAVGGSSLVVIFLIKEGINAGRSTTIMFVNLFLDELFFLIVSPIVFLFIPLNQLFNSSSVIVSTFFIVFTGLYIMRLIWTGILFIGIFKRPVWIKNMLLTLFKLPVLRRWYSNVELLTNNLIQASIDIGKHPFNFWVKAFGMTLLTWSARFLVVNAVFMAFKPVHINHLVVFARQLILWVFMVVSPTPGGSGVSEYAFKEYYSDIFSSASAIIFVTLVWRLISYYLYLLLGILIIPNWIKKSFSKSNRNQHF; this is encoded by the coding sequence ATGGAAACGATAACTCAGACTGGGGCGAAAAACCCAACTAGGCCATTTCAAATTTACCAGGTTCTGGTTCCGATTTTATTGGGACTGGTGGTTATCGGGTGGCTATTTCTAAGCGAGTTTGATCCTGCTGTATTCTTTTCCTTCGATTTCAATGTACTAAGCATTCTGTTCATTCTGTTGGCGTTTATTTTAATGCTCATGCGCGATTTTGGAATGATGTGGCGCTTCAGATTACTTACCGAAAAAGATCTAAGCTGGCGACAAGCCTTTCATATTAATATTCTGAGCGAATTTACATCGGCCGTAACTCCTGCTGCCGTGGGTGGATCAAGTCTTGTTGTCATTTTCCTGATTAAAGAAGGAATAAACGCAGGCAGAAGCACAACTATCATGTTTGTCAATCTGTTTTTGGATGAATTGTTCTTCTTAATAGTTTCCCCTATCGTTTTCCTATTCATTCCTCTTAATCAGCTATTCAATTCATCATCAGTCATAGTATCGACATTTTTTATTGTATTTACCGGGTTGTACATCATGCGTTTAATCTGGACCGGAATTTTATTTATCGGCATATTCAAACGACCGGTGTGGATAAAAAACATGTTACTCACACTTTTCAAACTGCCCGTTTTACGTCGCTGGTACAGTAACGTAGAACTTTTAACTAACAACTTGATACAGGCTTCTATCGATATTGGCAAACATCCATTCAATTTTTGGGTAAAAGCTTTTGGAATGACTTTACTTACATGGTCTGCCCGTTTCTTAGTGGTCAATGCTGTATTTATGGCTTTTAAACCTGTGCATATTAATCATTTGGTGGTTTTTGCACGCCAGCTAATTTTATGGGTATTCATGGTGGTAAGTCCTACTCCCGGTGGCAGTGGAGTAAGCGAATATGCTTTTAAAGAATACTACAGCGATATTTTCTCATCGGCAAGTGCTATTATCTTCGTTACGTTGGTATGGCGGCTTATCAGTTACTACCTGTATCTTTTGCTCGGAATATTGATTATACCTAACTGGATCAAAAAATCCTTCTCAAAAAGCAACAGAAACCAGCACTTTTAA
- a CDS encoding dipeptidase yields the protein MIKKTLLLFAFIATFNYVSACTNFLVGKAATLDGSTLISYNADSYFLFGALYHYPAATYPAGSMLEIHDWDTGKYLGKIKQVESTYSVIGNMNEHQLSIGETTFGGREELVDTTGVIDYGSLIYIALQRARTAREAIKVMTDLVAEYGYYSEGESFSIADPNEVWIMEMIGKGAHNKGAVWVAQRIPDDCVSAHANQARITTFPYDDKNNCMYSEDVIAFAREKGYFKGKNKDFSFSDTYAPLDYVALRACEARVWSFFRKIDPAMDKYLSYIKGETAERMPLWIKPTVKLTAQKIKDYMRDQYEGTELDMTKGLAAGPFKTKLRYSPLTFKVDSVEYVHERPTATQQTGFTFVAQMRSWLPDYIGGILWFGVDDAATSLYVPMYCGITKVPECYRADNGSLLEYSPTSAFWIYNSVANYAYSKYSFMFPDIKKVQAQWETDFNALVPAMDKVAVGMTEADARIFLTNFSNSQAENSTASWKKLGEYLLVKYMDGNIKAEKNGKFVQNDHKIPPTIIRAGYPEEFLRQMVKENPGLRVKTAEEMKNRK from the coding sequence ATGATAAAAAAAACTCTCCTTTTATTTGCTTTTATAGCAACTTTCAACTACGTTTCAGCGTGTACAAATTTTTTAGTAGGAAAAGCCGCAACGCTGGATGGTTCTACGCTTATTTCATATAATGCCGATTCATATTTTCTGTTCGGAGCTTTATATCATTATCCTGCAGCCACATATCCTGCGGGCAGTATGCTCGAAATTCACGACTGGGATACAGGAAAATACCTCGGAAAAATAAAACAGGTAGAAAGCACGTATTCTGTCATTGGGAATATGAATGAACATCAATTGAGTATCGGAGAAACTACTTTTGGTGGACGTGAAGAATTGGTTGATACCACCGGCGTTATTGATTACGGTAGCCTTATTTACATTGCACTTCAGCGTGCCAGAACTGCGCGAGAAGCAATAAAGGTTATGACCGATCTTGTGGCCGAATACGGATATTACAGCGAAGGTGAGTCTTTCTCTATTGCCGATCCGAACGAAGTATGGATTATGGAAATGATTGGAAAAGGAGCGCATAACAAAGGTGCGGTTTGGGTTGCTCAACGTATTCCCGACGACTGTGTGTCGGCTCATGCCAATCAGGCTCGTATCACAACTTTCCCTTATGACGATAAAAATAATTGCATGTATTCAGAAGATGTAATTGCTTTTGCCCGAGAGAAAGGTTATTTTAAAGGCAAAAACAAAGATTTCAGTTTTTCTGATACTTATGCTCCACTTGATTATGTAGCGCTACGTGCCTGTGAAGCCCGCGTATGGTCATTCTTCCGAAAAATTGATCCTGCAATGGATAAATACCTATCATACATAAAGGGTGAAACTGCAGAACGTATGCCGCTGTGGATTAAACCAACCGTAAAACTTACAGCGCAAAAAATAAAGGACTACATGCGCGATCAGTACGAAGGAACCGAGCTGGATATGACAAAAGGATTAGCAGCAGGACCTTTTAAAACCAAATTGCGCTACAGCCCGTTAACTTTTAAAGTTGACAGCGTGGAATATGTTCACGAACGCCCAACAGCAACACAACAAACAGGATTTACCTTTGTGGCTCAGATGCGCAGCTGGCTCCCCGATTACATTGGTGGTATTTTATGGTTTGGTGTAGATGATGCAGCCACATCACTCTATGTTCCAATGTATTGCGGAATTACTAAAGTGCCTGAATGTTATCGTGCTGATAATGGAAGTCTATTAGAGTATTCACCTACATCTGCTTTCTGGATTTACAACTCGGTGGCAAACTATGCCTATAGCAAATATTCATTTATGTTTCCCGACATAAAAAAGGTTCAGGCTCAATGGGAAACAGATTTCAACGCATTGGTTCCTGCTATGGATAAAGTAGCTGTAGGAATGACTGAAGCAGATGCACGTATTTTCCTTACAAATTTCAGCAATTCACAAGCCGAAAACTCTACAGCTTCTTGGAAAAAACTTGGCGAATATCTGTTGGTTAAGTATATGGATGGAAATATAAAAGCTGAGAAAAACGGAAAGTTTGTACAAAACGACCATAAAATTCCGCCAACAATAATTCGTGCCGGGTATCCTGAAGAGTTTCTTCGCCAGATGGTAAAAGAAAATCCGGGCTTGCGTGTGAAAACTGCCGAAGAAATGAAAAACAGAAAATAA